From the Lepus europaeus isolate LE1 chromosome 12, mLepTim1.pri, whole genome shotgun sequence genome, one window contains:
- the ZNF782 gene encoding zinc finger protein 782 isoform X2, protein MLENYSHLVSLGCCFTKPGLIFILEQGEDPWLLDKEFLSRSSPEDFHPDELPEKSPENQDKYLWPLLFTNKSLTTSQEMPCNLDMNHLTARTPCKCGVAGATYLGASPLAPHDHCSREKAHELNLCEKWLLNIKNCRTNTCRKGFVYNKNLKALSLKEQVIQHQKIQNLGQACKYNESGKDFFGKTVLITSQSAHRKVESYKLNKPGENQCAKSTFIVSQSIHPEKSHYGFSENGNSFNRTTQKTDTKGKSSSQKSHIGDHERIHTEVKYGAYGKKLNHDSALLLRQGTHISDKSSEDSTCTKISTYQPTFNVHQRTNIRSKPNECNEYGKCCSLNSCVIHTQKSPSGEKPYECHECGKAFSEKSRLRKHQRTHTGEKPYKCDGCEKAFRAKSGLRIHQRTHTGEKPFECNDCGKSFNYKSILIVHQRTHTGEKPFECNDCGEAFSQKSNLRVHHRTHTGEKPFKCDECGKTFRQKSNLRGHQRTHTGEKPYKCSDCGKAFSEKSDLRKHQRTHTGEKPYPCNQCGEAFSQKTNLRGHQRTHTGEKPYECSDCGKAFSEKSDLRKHQRTHTGEKPYKCDKCVKAFSHKSSLREHQKSHTEN, encoded by the exons ATGCTGGAGAACTACAGCCACCTCGTCTCACTGG GGTGTTGCTTTACAAAACCAGGACTTATCTTCATATTGGAACAAGGAGAAGATCCATGGTTGTTAGATAAAGAATTTCTAAGCAGGAGCTCCCCAG aaGACTTTCATCCTGATGAATTGCCAGAGAAGAGCCCAGAAAACCAAGACAAATATTTGTGGCCGCTTTTATTCACCAACAAATCCTTGACTACAAGTCAAGAAATGCCATGTAATCTGGACATGAACCATCTTACTGCAAGGACTCCCTGTAAATGTGGTGTGGCAGGGGCTACTTACCTGGGTGCCAGCCCACTGGCCCCACACGACCACTGCTCAAGAGAAAAGGCTCATGAGCTTAACTTATGTGAGAAATGGCTCCTCAATATTAAGAACTGCAGAACTAATACTTGCAGGAAAGGttttgtttataataaaaatttaaaagccctAAGTCTTAAAGAGCAAGTTATCCAGCATCAGAAAATTCAGAACTTGGGACAAGCTTGTAAATATAATGAAAGTGgaaaagatttctttggaaaaaCTGTCCTTATTACATCTCAAAGTGCCCACCGAAAAGTGGAATCTTATAAATTGAATAAACCTGGGGAAAACCAATGTGCTAAATCAACATTTATTGTCTCTCAGAGTATTCATCCAGAGAAGAGTCACTATGGATTTAGTGAAAATGGAAATAGTTTCAATAGGACCACTCAAAAAACTGACACAAAAGGGAAATCTTCCAGCCAAAAGTCACACATTGGAGATCATGAGAGAATTCATACAGAGGTGAAATACGGTGCATATGGGAAAAAGCTTAACCATGATTCTGCACTCCTGCTCCGTCAGGGAACTCACATATCAGATAAATCCTCTGAGGATAGCACATGTACAAAGATATCCACCTACCAGCCCACTTTTAATGTACATCAGCGAACTAACATAAGATCAAAACCCAATGAATGTAATGAATATGGAAAATGCTGCTCTTTGAATTCCTGTGTAATTCATACTCAGAAAAGTCCctcaggagagaaaccttatgaatgtcaTGAATGTGGGAAAGCTTTCAGTGAGAAGTCGCGCCTAAGGAAACATCAGAGAACCCACACCGGGGAGAAACCATATAAATGTGATGGATGTGAGAAAGCTTTCAGAGCCAAGTCAGGCCTAAGGATacatcagagaactcacacaggggagaaaccctttgaatgtaatgactgtgggaaaTCCTTCAACTATAAGTCAATACTTATAGTacatcagagaactcacacaggggagaaaccctttgaatgtaatgactgtggggaAGCTTTCAGTCAGAAGTCAAACCTCAGAGTGCATCACAGAACCCATACTGGGGAGAAGCCCTTTAAGTGTGATGAGTGTGGAAAAACTTTCAGACAGAAATCAAACCTCAGAGGACATCAGAGAAcgcacacaggggagaagccctacaaatgtagtgactgtggaaaagctttCAGTGAGAAGTCAGACCTAAGAAAacatcagagaactcacacaggggagaaaccttaccCTTGTAACCAGTGTGGGGAAGCTTTTAGTCAGAAAACAAACCTCAGAGGACATCAGAGAAcgcacacaggggagaagccctacgaatgtagtgactgtggaaaagctttCAGTGAGAAGTCAGACCTAAGAAAACATCAGAGAAcgcacacaggggagaaaccttataaatGTGATAAATGTGTAAAAGCTTTCAGCCATAAATCAAGCCTTAGAGAACATCAGAAGTCCCACACAGAGAATTAA
- the ZNF782 gene encoding zinc finger protein 782 isoform X1 — protein MMNTSQASVSFKDVSVEFTPEEWQHVSPAQRTLYRDVMLENYSHLVSLGCCFTKPGLIFILEQGEDPWLLDKEFLSRSSPEDFHPDELPEKSPENQDKYLWPLLFTNKSLTTSQEMPCNLDMNHLTARTPCKCGVAGATYLGASPLAPHDHCSREKAHELNLCEKWLLNIKNCRTNTCRKGFVYNKNLKALSLKEQVIQHQKIQNLGQACKYNESGKDFFGKTVLITSQSAHRKVESYKLNKPGENQCAKSTFIVSQSIHPEKSHYGFSENGNSFNRTTQKTDTKGKSSSQKSHIGDHERIHTEVKYGAYGKKLNHDSALLLRQGTHISDKSSEDSTCTKISTYQPTFNVHQRTNIRSKPNECNEYGKCCSLNSCVIHTQKSPSGEKPYECHECGKAFSEKSRLRKHQRTHTGEKPYKCDGCEKAFRAKSGLRIHQRTHTGEKPFECNDCGKSFNYKSILIVHQRTHTGEKPFECNDCGEAFSQKSNLRVHHRTHTGEKPFKCDECGKTFRQKSNLRGHQRTHTGEKPYKCSDCGKAFSEKSDLRKHQRTHTGEKPYPCNQCGEAFSQKTNLRGHQRTHTGEKPYECSDCGKAFSEKSDLRKHQRTHTGEKPYKCDKCVKAFSHKSSLREHQKSHTEN, from the exons GCATCAGTGTCATTCAAGGACGTGAGTGTGGAGTTCACCCCGGAGGAGTGGCAGCACGTGAGCCCAGCTCAGAGGACCCTGTACAGAGACGTGATGCTGGAGAACTACAGCCACCTCGTCTCACTGG GGTGTTGCTTTACAAAACCAGGACTTATCTTCATATTGGAACAAGGAGAAGATCCATGGTTGTTAGATAAAGAATTTCTAAGCAGGAGCTCCCCAG aaGACTTTCATCCTGATGAATTGCCAGAGAAGAGCCCAGAAAACCAAGACAAATATTTGTGGCCGCTTTTATTCACCAACAAATCCTTGACTACAAGTCAAGAAATGCCATGTAATCTGGACATGAACCATCTTACTGCAAGGACTCCCTGTAAATGTGGTGTGGCAGGGGCTACTTACCTGGGTGCCAGCCCACTGGCCCCACACGACCACTGCTCAAGAGAAAAGGCTCATGAGCTTAACTTATGTGAGAAATGGCTCCTCAATATTAAGAACTGCAGAACTAATACTTGCAGGAAAGGttttgtttataataaaaatttaaaagccctAAGTCTTAAAGAGCAAGTTATCCAGCATCAGAAAATTCAGAACTTGGGACAAGCTTGTAAATATAATGAAAGTGgaaaagatttctttggaaaaaCTGTCCTTATTACATCTCAAAGTGCCCACCGAAAAGTGGAATCTTATAAATTGAATAAACCTGGGGAAAACCAATGTGCTAAATCAACATTTATTGTCTCTCAGAGTATTCATCCAGAGAAGAGTCACTATGGATTTAGTGAAAATGGAAATAGTTTCAATAGGACCACTCAAAAAACTGACACAAAAGGGAAATCTTCCAGCCAAAAGTCACACATTGGAGATCATGAGAGAATTCATACAGAGGTGAAATACGGTGCATATGGGAAAAAGCTTAACCATGATTCTGCACTCCTGCTCCGTCAGGGAACTCACATATCAGATAAATCCTCTGAGGATAGCACATGTACAAAGATATCCACCTACCAGCCCACTTTTAATGTACATCAGCGAACTAACATAAGATCAAAACCCAATGAATGTAATGAATATGGAAAATGCTGCTCTTTGAATTCCTGTGTAATTCATACTCAGAAAAGTCCctcaggagagaaaccttatgaatgtcaTGAATGTGGGAAAGCTTTCAGTGAGAAGTCGCGCCTAAGGAAACATCAGAGAACCCACACCGGGGAGAAACCATATAAATGTGATGGATGTGAGAAAGCTTTCAGAGCCAAGTCAGGCCTAAGGATacatcagagaactcacacaggggagaaaccctttgaatgtaatgactgtgggaaaTCCTTCAACTATAAGTCAATACTTATAGTacatcagagaactcacacaggggagaaaccctttgaatgtaatgactgtggggaAGCTTTCAGTCAGAAGTCAAACCTCAGAGTGCATCACAGAACCCATACTGGGGAGAAGCCCTTTAAGTGTGATGAGTGTGGAAAAACTTTCAGACAGAAATCAAACCTCAGAGGACATCAGAGAAcgcacacaggggagaagccctacaaatgtagtgactgtggaaaagctttCAGTGAGAAGTCAGACCTAAGAAAacatcagagaactcacacaggggagaaaccttaccCTTGTAACCAGTGTGGGGAAGCTTTTAGTCAGAAAACAAACCTCAGAGGACATCAGAGAAcgcacacaggggagaagccctacgaatgtagtgactgtggaaaagctttCAGTGAGAAGTCAGACCTAAGAAAACATCAGAGAAcgcacacaggggagaaaccttataaatGTGATAAATGTGTAAAAGCTTTCAGCCATAAATCAAGCCTTAGAGAACATCAGAAGTCCCACACAGAGAATTAA